In the Prochlorococcus marinus str. MIT 9312 genome, TGGTGGTTTTACTGCAAATACTGGATTAGCAAACTGGTGTCGTAAAAATGGCATGCTTCTGCACATTCATAGAGCTATGCATGCTGTTATTGATAGACATCCAAAGCATGGTATTCATTTCAGAGTTCTAGCAAAATGTTTGAGACTCTCCGGAGGAGATCAATTGCATACTGGAACTGTTGTTGGAAAACTAGAAGGTGATCGTCAAACAACTCTTGGCTACATTGACAACTTAAGAGAGTCATTTGTTCCTGAAGATAGATCAAGAGGTAACTTCTTTGATCAAGATTGGGGTTCAATGCCAGGAGTATTTGCTGTCGCATCAGGTGGTATTCACGTATGGCATATGCCTGCACTTTTAGCGATTTTTGGAGATGATTCTTGTCTTCAGTTCGGTGGAGGAACACATGGCCATCCATGGGGTTCAGCTGCTGGAGCTGCAGCCAACAGAGTTGCTTTAGAAGCTTGTGTAAAAGCACGTAATGCGGGTCGCGAAATCGAAAAAGAGAGTAGAGACATTCTTATGGAAGCTGCTAAGCATAGTCCTGAATTAGCTATTGCTCTCGAAACTTGGAAGGAAATCAAGTTTGAGTTTGATACCGTCGACAAGCTTGACGTTCAAGGTTAAACCAAATTTCAAAATTGAGGAGATTCTTTTTCTCCTCAAACTTCTACAAATCTCGTTCTATTACGAGTAATTTCCATTCACATATAGATTAATTATGCCTTTCCAGAGCACAGTAGGCGACTATCAAACAGTCGCAACCCTGGAAACATTCGGTTTCTTACCACCGATGACCCAGGAAGAAATATACGATCAAATTGCATACATAATTGCTCAAGGTTGGAGTCCTGTCATTGAGCATGTTCACCCTAGTGGAAGTATGCAAACTTATTGGTCTTATTGGAAACTCCCATTCTTTGGGGAAAAAGATCTTAACTTGGTTGTAAGTGAATTAGAGGCATGTCATAGAGCATACCCTGATCATCATGTAAGAATCATCGGTTACGATGCTTACACACAAAGCCAAGGAACAGCTTTTGTAGTTTTCCAAGGACGCTAAATCTACTTTATGTAGTAAATATCTTTCTCCAAAAAAAATTGGAGAAAGTTTTTTTTAAAGAGTTTCAAATTTGAAGATTATGTCAAAAAAAACCAGTAGAGAGATTGCACTAGAAAGAAGAAAGGCGATGAGTGATAGTGGAAAAAAAGCTTCTGCTTATTCTTCGACTACTCAAGATAGAGTTCGATCTTCTCAAGATATACAGATTTCTGGTACTCAGTCTTCTTCTAATAATCAAAATATTATTAAACCTGCTACAAAACATATTCCAAAAACTCAGATAAATATAAAGTCTTCTTCAAAAACTTTATCTAGTAAAGAGTTAGTTATAGAGAGAAGAAAAGCAATGTCTACGCATGGCAAATCAGCTATAAATTCATCTGATAGAACTCGTACTGATGTTAAAAAAGAAATATCGGTAAACGAAGTCAAATCAACTGCTGTTAAAAATCAAGAAATTCAAAACTCAAATAATACAGAAATTAAAACTCTAAAACCAAATGTTAAAAGAAGAGTTAATCAGAAGAGAAAGCCTATTTCTAATACAAGTAGAGATATTGTTTTAGCGAGAAGAGAAGCTCAATCTAAGCATGGTAAATCAGCATCTAAACAAAATACTAGTGCAGCTTCTTTAGCTAGAAGGGGAGATCCAGATTTAAGTAGTAGAGAAATTTCTCAGAGAGTAAGAGAGCTAAGAAGTAAAACTGGTGCAACAGGTAGTAATAAAGGTAATGGTAAATGTAGACCATGTGGTCCAAATAAAAATGGAGCCAAACAAAATATTGCTGATGCTAGTTGGAAAGTTGGCAAAAGTGAAACTGATTCAGGTCAAATAGTTACTGGAACACAAGCTAATAGATCTCTAAAAACTACAGGTAATGAAGCAAGTACATGTAGAACAGTTACTGGGACCCAATATATGGGAGCAGATGTGATTGATCAATTTTGTCAAGATAGACCAAGTTATAAACAACCACTTAGATCTACTGTTACCTCAACAACATCAGGGAATAAAGTAACTGGTAATGAAGTTGGTAGATCTGAGAGAGTTACAGGGGATGAGCCAGGAACTTGTAAACACCTAACAGGTACGGAGTATGTATCTGCTAATCAATCACAGAAGTATTGTGGTGATGTTCCAAGAAATCCATCAAAGGTTAAACATAGTACTACAATTGATGGATTAAAAGTGTCTGGTTCACTTCCTGGCAGATCAACACTAGTTACTGGAGATGAATCAGGTTCTGGACATCAATTGACTGGAGATCAATATCTTGGATCTGAGCCAAATCCAAAAGGTAAAGCATTTGAAAAAGTAGGCAGCTACAATACTCTTAATGGGAATAATGTAACTGGTACAGGGGTAGGAAGATCAGACCATATGACAGGTAATGAACATGGGAGTTGCAAGAATGTAACTGGTGATGAGTACATAGGATCTCAGCAATATGAGAAGTTTTGCGGTTCAAAACCAAAACCGGAAGCTAGGAAAGTAGGTTTAAGCCTTTCTTCAAAGTCTAATTTGATAAGTGGGACTATGACAGGAAGATCAAAAACAGTAACTGGAGATGAACCAGGTTCTT is a window encoding:
- a CDS encoding ribulose bisphosphate carboxylase small subunit; this encodes MPFQSTVGDYQTVATLETFGFLPPMTQEEIYDQIAYIIAQGWSPVIEHVHPSGSMQTYWSYWKLPFFGEKDLNLVVSELEACHRAYPDHHVRIIGYDAYTQSQGTAFVVFQGR
- a CDS encoding carboxysome assembly protein CsoS2, which produces MSKKTSREIALERRKAMSDSGKKASAYSSTTQDRVRSSQDIQISGTQSSSNNQNIIKPATKHIPKTQINIKSSSKTLSSKELVIERRKAMSTHGKSAINSSDRTRTDVKKEISVNEVKSTAVKNQEIQNSNNTEIKTLKPNVKRRVNQKRKPISNTSRDIVLARREAQSKHGKSASKQNTSAASLARRGDPDLSSREISQRVRELRSKTGATGSNKGNGKCRPCGPNKNGAKQNIADASWKVGKSETDSGQIVTGTQANRSLKTTGNEASTCRTVTGTQYMGADVIDQFCQDRPSYKQPLRSTVTSTTSGNKVTGNEVGRSERVTGDEPGTCKHLTGTEYVSANQSQKYCGDVPRNPSKVKHSTTIDGLKVSGSLPGRSTLVTGDESGSGHQLTGDQYLGSEPNPKGKAFEKVGSYNTLNGNNVTGTGVGRSDHMTGNEHGSCKNVTGDEYIGSQQYEKFCGSKPKPEARKVGLSLSSKSNLISGTMTGRSKTVTGDEPGSCKVLTGTPYAGLDQINENCSSETSEDMKSRATVNSGNNSNARLTGQQPGIGGVMTGAKKGACKNLTGTPYVGGDQFSNACDNPPHDTAYANPEQSAGNSWNEFSVKSPSREKYSEKNTQGVTGNEYENGSKITGPFDMAIDKVTGTEKFRFEPNKNITYKQKMQIEEVDRAAKTPEKRVASRITGEGQSVGNVTGDDWDRGDKVTGTEGASSRKRNPSRAGNMSAMPPLEVKRNEETEKPDFLITGSSGNTREGQLVTFSGGARG